One Amycolatopsis sp. NBC_00355 genomic window carries:
- the nucS gene encoding endonuclease NucS encodes MRLVIARCQVDYAGRLTAHLPMATRLLLVKSDGSVSVHSDDRAYKPLNWMSPPCWLIEDGKIWIVENKQGEKLVISIEEIFHDYSQALGAEPGLQKDGVEAHLQELLAEHIKTLGDGYTLVRREFPTPIGPVDIMARDADGKSVAVEIKRRGEIDGVEQLTRYLELLNRDPLLAPVQGVFAAQIIKPQARTLAEDRGIRCLTLDYDELRGIESDEFRLF; translated from the coding sequence GTGCGTCTCGTGATCGCGCGGTGCCAGGTCGACTACGCCGGCCGGCTCACCGCCCACCTGCCGATGGCCACCCGGCTGTTGCTCGTCAAGTCCGACGGCTCGGTGTCGGTCCACTCCGACGACCGCGCGTACAAGCCGTTGAACTGGATGAGCCCGCCCTGCTGGCTGATCGAGGACGGCAAGATCTGGATCGTCGAAAACAAGCAGGGCGAGAAGCTGGTGATCTCGATCGAGGAGATCTTCCACGACTACTCCCAGGCTCTGGGCGCCGAACCGGGCCTGCAGAAGGACGGCGTCGAGGCGCACCTGCAGGAACTGCTGGCCGAGCACATCAAGACCCTCGGCGACGGCTACACCCTGGTCCGCCGCGAGTTCCCGACGCCGATCGGCCCGGTCGACATCATGGCCCGCGACGCCGACGGCAAGTCGGTCGCGGTGGAGATCAAGCGCCGCGGCGAAATCGACGGCGTCGAGCAGCTGACGCGGTATCTCGAGCTGCTGAACCGCGACCCGCTGCTGGCCCCGGTGCAGGGCGTGTTCGCGGCCCAGATCATCAAGCCGCAGGCGCGCACGCTGGCGGAGGACCGCGGAATCCGCTGCCTGACCCTGGACTACGACGAGCTGCGCGGCATCGAGTCCGACGAGTTCCGGCTGTTCTGA
- a CDS encoding DUF3558 domain-containing protein has translation MLPDVRRRRLPKLFLLVTALSLTLTACGQDLGKSNFARTTVPAGAGSGQPSDGPITDAAVATGALRTVKPCQFLTKDALGALGLGTVDEDPTPSSIAYDRCTNKVKDPGGKEIRLEFEIGNTLLPRADKTTGLVGGLPLRVDKTDDSDCTVAAMTALNPDTAVTLTVAYPGDPCRPGQTLMDAVVQKLHNSPEKYSTPPGTLLTADPCAMAESSVVASAAPSAKPTASGLHGCEWKATGSAATVSVGFLPGLPPIVGDGYSKVDLGGGVAGYQKKGTSGSSKCDVEWQHRPWQGDDVELAQVRYENYDAKPDTDDPCGKAVTVAKNVATLLPKP, from the coding sequence GTGCTCCCTGACGTTCGGCGCCGCCGTCTCCCGAAGCTGTTCCTGCTGGTCACCGCCCTCTCGCTGACACTGACCGCGTGCGGGCAGGACCTCGGCAAGTCCAACTTCGCGCGGACGACGGTGCCCGCCGGGGCCGGCTCGGGCCAGCCCTCCGACGGCCCGATCACCGACGCCGCGGTGGCCACCGGCGCCCTGCGGACGGTCAAGCCGTGCCAGTTCCTGACCAAGGACGCCCTCGGCGCGCTCGGCCTCGGCACGGTCGACGAGGACCCGACGCCGTCGTCGATCGCCTACGACCGCTGCACCAACAAGGTGAAGGACCCCGGCGGCAAGGAGATCCGGCTCGAGTTCGAGATCGGCAACACCCTGCTGCCCCGCGCGGACAAGACGACCGGCCTGGTCGGTGGCCTGCCGCTGCGCGTCGACAAGACCGACGACTCGGACTGCACGGTCGCGGCGATGACGGCCCTCAACCCGGACACCGCCGTGACGCTGACGGTCGCCTACCCGGGTGATCCCTGCCGTCCCGGGCAGACGCTGATGGACGCCGTCGTGCAGAAGCTGCACAACTCGCCGGAGAAGTACTCCACCCCGCCGGGCACCCTCCTGACCGCCGACCCGTGCGCGATGGCGGAGTCCTCTGTGGTCGCCTCGGCCGCGCCGTCCGCGAAGCCGACGGCGTCGGGGCTGCACGGCTGTGAGTGGAAGGCCACCGGGTCCGCCGCGACGGTGTCGGTCGGATTCCTCCCGGGCCTGCCCCCGATCGTGGGCGACGGTTACTCCAAGGTGGACCTCGGTGGCGGGGTCGCCGGCTACCAGAAGAAGGGCACGTCGGGCTCGTCGAAGTGCGACGTGGAGTGGCAGCACCGGCCGTGGCAGGGCGACGACGTCGAACTGGCCCAGGTGCGCTACGAGAACTACGACGCCAAACCGGACACCGACGACCCGTGCGGCAAGGCGGTCACCGTCGCGAAGAACGTCGCCACGTTGCTCCCCAAACCCTGA
- a CDS encoding DUF1653 domain-containing protein: protein MVQPGRYVHYKGNEYEVLGVASHSETEEQLVVYRALYGARGLWVRPEAMFTETVETPAGPVPRFRRVTS, encoded by the coding sequence GTGGTGCAGCCCGGCCGCTACGTCCACTACAAGGGCAACGAGTACGAGGTGCTCGGCGTGGCGTCGCACAGTGAAACCGAAGAGCAGCTGGTGGTGTACCGCGCGCTGTACGGTGCGCGCGGGCTGTGGGTGCGGCCGGAGGCGATGTTCACCGAGACGGTCGAGACGCCGGCTGGGCCGGTCCCGCGCTTCCGCCGCGTGACTTCCTGA
- a CDS encoding sodium:solute symporter family protein, translated as MFLADANLRLDANAIDYIELAFYFVLVLGIGYLARRQVSSSLDFFLSGRSLPAWVTGLAFISANLGAVEVMGMSANGAQYGLPTVHYFWIGAIPAMLFLGIVMMPFYYGSKVRSVPEFMRRRFGKPAHLLNGISFAAAQILIAGANLFLLASVVNLLLGWPIWVSIIIAAVIVLSYTALGGLSAAIYNEVLQFFVIVIALVPLTIIGLVKVGGWQGLVDKVTDSPGGTAQLHSWPGDNLTGFGNNILSILGIVFGLGFVLSFGYWTTNFVEVQRAMASKSMSAARRTPIIGAFPKMLVPFIVIIPGMIAAVTVSEYVKDKQVLLDGGTAESGVTFNNALLLLMRDLLPNGMLGIAIAGLLASFMAGMAANLSSFNTVFTYDIWQTYVQKDKPDGYYLRLGRIVTSVGTVLAIGTAFIASNSGNILDYLQDLFSFFNAPLFATFILGMFWKRMTPHAGWSGLLLGTASAITVWGLSQAGVIGLSGQGTSFVAAGTAFVVDIVVSVVVSLATKPKPDEELVGLVYSLTPKSTRQHDNTGENAGWYRKPGLLAGIVLILTIALNVIF; from the coding sequence GTGTTTCTCGCCGATGCGAACCTGCGACTCGACGCCAACGCGATCGACTACATCGAGTTGGCGTTCTACTTCGTCCTGGTGCTCGGCATCGGGTACCTGGCACGACGGCAGGTGTCGAGCAGTCTCGACTTCTTCCTGTCGGGCCGTTCGCTACCCGCCTGGGTGACCGGCTTGGCGTTCATCTCCGCGAACCTCGGCGCGGTCGAGGTCATGGGCATGTCGGCCAACGGCGCCCAGTACGGCCTGCCGACCGTGCACTACTTCTGGATCGGCGCGATCCCGGCGATGCTGTTCCTCGGCATCGTGATGATGCCGTTCTACTACGGCTCCAAGGTCCGCAGCGTTCCCGAGTTCATGCGCCGCCGCTTCGGCAAGCCGGCGCACCTGCTCAACGGCATCAGCTTCGCCGCCGCTCAGATCCTGATCGCGGGCGCGAACCTGTTCCTGCTGGCCAGTGTCGTGAACCTGCTGCTGGGCTGGCCGATCTGGGTGTCGATCATCATCGCCGCCGTGATCGTGCTCTCCTACACCGCGCTCGGTGGTCTCTCCGCCGCGATCTACAACGAGGTCCTGCAGTTCTTCGTGATCGTGATCGCGCTGGTGCCGCTGACGATCATCGGCCTGGTGAAGGTCGGCGGCTGGCAGGGCCTGGTCGACAAGGTCACCGACAGCCCGGGCGGCACCGCGCAGCTGCACTCCTGGCCCGGTGACAACCTCACCGGTTTCGGCAACAACATCCTCTCGATCCTCGGCATCGTGTTCGGTCTGGGCTTCGTGCTCTCGTTCGGCTACTGGACGACGAACTTCGTCGAGGTCCAGCGCGCGATGGCGTCGAAGAGCATGTCCGCCGCGCGGCGCACGCCGATCATCGGCGCGTTCCCGAAGATGCTGGTCCCGTTCATCGTGATCATCCCCGGCATGATCGCCGCGGTCACCGTGTCCGAGTACGTCAAGGACAAGCAGGTCCTGCTCGACGGCGGCACCGCGGAAAGCGGCGTCACCTTCAACAACGCGCTCCTGCTGCTGATGCGCGACCTGCTGCCCAACGGCATGCTCGGCATCGCGATCGCCGGCCTGCTGGCCTCGTTCATGGCCGGCATGGCCGCGAACCTCAGCTCGTTCAACACGGTCTTCACGTACGACATCTGGCAGACGTACGTCCAGAAGGACAAGCCGGACGGCTACTACCTGCGGCTCGGGCGCATCGTGACGTCGGTCGGCACGGTCCTCGCGATCGGCACCGCGTTCATCGCCTCGAACTCCGGCAACATCCTGGACTACCTGCAGGACCTGTTCTCGTTCTTCAACGCGCCGCTGTTCGCGACGTTCATCCTGGGCATGTTCTGGAAGCGGATGACGCCGCACGCCGGCTGGAGCGGCCTGCTCCTCGGTACCGCGTCCGCGATCACCGTCTGGGGCCTGTCGCAGGCCGGGGTGATCGGCCTGAGCGGCCAGGGCACCAGCTTCGTGGCCGCCGGTACCGCGTTCGTCGTCGACATCGTGGTGAGCGTCGTGGTCTCGCTGGCGACCAAGCCGAAGCCGGACGAAGAGCTGGTCGGGCTCGTTTACTCGCTGACCCCGAAGAGCACGCGGCAGCACGACAACACCGGCGAGAACGCGGGCTGGTACCGCAAGCCGGGCCTGCTCGCGGGCATCGTGCTCATCCTGACCATCGCCCTCAACGTCATCTTCTAG
- the dhaK gene encoding dihydroxyacetone kinase subunit DhaK has translation MKKIINDPANVVVESLRGLAAAHADILRVQQDPDVVVRADAPVAGKVAVISGGGSGHEPLHGGFVGQGMLAAAVPGAVFTSPTPDAVQAAVTATTGDAGALLIVKNYTGDVLNFETAAELAAAEGLEVRSVVIDDDVAVKDSTFTAGRRGVGGTVLLEKITGAAAERGDSLDAVTALAEKVIGQVRSIGVALTAPTVPHAGTPSFELADDEIEFGIGIHGEPGRERIPLEPADALVARLVEAVVSDLPFASGDRVLLFTNSMGGTPLVELYLAHGIAERLLAERGIVVERRLVGPYITSLEMQGMSLTLLKLDDELTALWDAPVNTAALRWGV, from the coding sequence GTGAAGAAGATCATCAACGATCCGGCGAACGTGGTCGTGGAGTCGCTGCGAGGCCTCGCCGCCGCGCACGCCGACATCCTCCGCGTCCAGCAGGACCCGGACGTCGTGGTCCGGGCCGATGCCCCGGTCGCGGGCAAGGTCGCCGTCATCTCCGGCGGCGGATCCGGGCACGAGCCGCTGCACGGCGGCTTCGTCGGCCAGGGCATGCTCGCCGCCGCCGTCCCGGGCGCCGTGTTCACCTCGCCCACCCCGGACGCCGTGCAGGCCGCCGTCACCGCGACCACGGGTGACGCGGGTGCCCTGCTGATCGTGAAGAACTACACCGGCGACGTGCTCAACTTCGAGACCGCCGCCGAGCTGGCCGCCGCCGAGGGCCTCGAGGTGCGCAGCGTCGTGATCGACGACGACGTCGCGGTCAAGGACTCGACGTTCACCGCGGGCCGCCGCGGGGTCGGCGGCACGGTCCTGCTGGAGAAGATCACCGGCGCCGCCGCCGAGCGCGGCGATTCGCTCGACGCGGTGACCGCGCTGGCGGAGAAGGTGATCGGCCAGGTGCGCTCGATCGGCGTCGCGCTGACCGCGCCGACCGTGCCGCACGCCGGCACCCCCAGCTTCGAGCTCGCCGACGACGAGATCGAGTTCGGCATCGGCATCCACGGCGAGCCCGGCCGCGAACGGATCCCGCTCGAACCGGCCGACGCGCTGGTCGCGCGGCTGGTCGAGGCGGTCGTCTCGGACCTGCCGTTCGCCTCCGGCGACCGGGTCCTGCTGTTCACCAACTCGATGGGCGGCACTCCGCTGGTCGAGCTCTACCTGGCCCACGGCATCGCCGAGCGGCTGCTGGCCGAGCGTGGGATCGTGGTCGAACGCCGGCTGGTCGGGCCGTACATCACCAGCCTCGAGATGCAGGGGATGAGTCTCACGTTGCTCAAACTGGACGACGAGCTGACGGCGCTCTGGGACGCGCCGGTCAACACCGCGGCCCTGCGGTGGGGGGTCTGA